The following coding sequences lie in one Rutidosis leptorrhynchoides isolate AG116_Rl617_1_P2 chromosome 6, CSIRO_AGI_Rlap_v1, whole genome shotgun sequence genomic window:
- the LOC139852610 gene encoding uncharacterized protein At2g24330-like, with protein MADEKEVKKEVTEVKNDDKKKKKKGILSRIWNGVFRLGGNSNDFEKRLQYITKEESTIISRIKRRSLRWRRTARNLIIFSVILEFVAVGYAIMTTRTLDMDWRMRALRVLPMFLLPTLSYVLYYGLSRFTKYCDRRDQKHLEKLRGERQAKIDELKERTNYYITQQLIQKYDPDPAAKAAAASVLASKLGADSGLKVFLGDESQSNAHATGKISDVELQQASGLRKRNQSNARSPRNNAGPHSDKQMVQNEVSENSPREQLVVEHQNPAALGGQDGGWIARIAALLVGEDPTQSYALICGNCHMHNGLARKEEFPFITYYCPHCHALNKPKNSVLSSDAMSPVLGSPATIASADPNSIKSNNESIGEKVSAANSPVVSAVEEKEASEKKMAEDVASH; from the exons ATGGCTGATGAGAAAGAGGTAAAGAAGGAAGTAACTGAAGTGAAGAATGATgataaaaagaagaagaagaaggggaTTTTGTCAAGAATATGGAATGGTGTGTTCAGATTAGGTGGAAATAGTAATGATTTTGAAAAAAGATTGCAATATATTACCAAAGAAGAATCTACTATTATTTCTAGAATTAAAAGGAGATCTTTGAGATGGAGAAGAACTGCCAGGAATTTGATTATATTTTCTGTTATTCTTGAg TTTGTTGCAGTGGGTTATGCTATAATGACAACAAGAACGTTGGATATGGATTGGAGAATGAGAGCATTGCGAGTCTTACCAATGTTTCTTTTGCCGACTTTATCTTACGTTTTGTATTACGGACTTTCACGTTTTACAAAATATT GTGATCGCAGGGATCAGAAACATTTAGAGAAACTTCGGGGTGAAAGGCAGGCGAAAATTGACGAGCTTAAAGAGAGGACTAACTACTACATTACTCAGCAACTAATTCAG AAATATGACCCTGATCCAGCAGCAAAAGCAGCTGCTGCATCTGTTCTTGCATCCAAATTGGGTGCAGATTCGGGCTTAAAAGTGTTTCTTGGAGATGAGTCGCAATCCAACGCACATGCAACAGGAAAAATCAGTGATGTGGAACTTCAACAAGCTAGTGGTCTTAGGAAGCGAAACCAATCAAATGCTAGATCTCCCAGAAACAACGCGGGCCCGCATTCGGATAAACAAATGGTTCAGAATGAGGTTTCTGAGAATTCTCCACGTGAACAACTTGTCGTAGAGCATCAAAATCCTGCAGCTTTAGGTGGTCAAGATGGTGGTTGGATTGCTCGAATAGCAGCGTTGCTTGTGGGTGAGGATCCTACACAATCTTATGCACTTATATGTGGCAACTGCCATATGCATAACG GTCTTGCAAGAAAGGAGGAGTTCCCCTTCATCACATACTATTGCCCGCATTGTCATGCTCTAAATAAACCAAAGAACTCGGTGCTTTCTTCAGATGCCATGTCCCCTGTTTTGGGATCTCCAGCAACGATAGCAAGTGCTGATCCTAACTCGATTAAATCAAATAACGAGTCGATTGGTGAAAAAGTATCTGCTGCTAACAGTCCCGTGGTATCTGCAGTTGAAGAAAAAGAAGCAAGTGAGAAAAAAATGGCGGAAGATGTTGCCAGTCACTAA
- the LOC139851912 gene encoding 14-3-3 protein 9-like: MAASVERENFIYVAKLAEQAERYDEMVEAMKKVAKLDLELTVEERNLLSVGYKNVVGSRRASWRILSSIEQKEESRGNEINVKRIKEYRQKVETELSDICGDIMTVIDEHLIPSSSAGESTVFYYKMKGDYYRYLAEFKFGDDKKEAADQSLKAYQLASTAAEDLSPTHPIRLGLALNFSVFYYEIMNSPERACHLAKQAFDEAISELDSLSEESYKDSTLIMQLLRDNLTLWTSDIPEDGEDQKMEITKSGAEDAE; encoded by the exons AAATGGTGGAGGCCATGAAAAAGGTAGCGAAACTGGATTTAGAATTGACTGTCGAGGAGAGAAATTTGCTCTCAGTTGGATACAAGAATGTGGTGGGTTCACGTAGGGCATCATGGAGGATATTGTCTTCCATTGAGCAAAAAGAAGAGTCGCGAGGCAATGAAATTAATGTAAAGCGGATTAAGGAATATAGGCAGAAGGTGGAAACAGAGTTGTCTGACATTTGTGGAGATATCATGACTGTGATTGATGAGCATCTGATTCCATCTTCATCCGCTGGAGAATCTACTGTTTTCTACTATAAGAT GAAAGGAGACTATTATAGGTATCTTGCAGAGTTCAAGTTTGGCGATGACAAAAAAGAGGCAGCTGATCAGTCTCTGAAGGCTTATCAA TTGGCTTCTACTGCTGCAGAGGATTTATCTCCTACTCATCCCATCCGATTGGGTTTGGCTTTGAACTTCTCTGTATTCTATTATGAGATCATGAACTCTCCTGAAAG AGCCTGCCACCTGGCTAAACAAGCCTTTGACGAAGCTATTTCAGAGCTTGACTCGTTGAGCGAGGAATCATACAAAGATAGCACCCTGATTATGCAACTCCTGAGGGACAACCTCACTTTGTGGACTTCCGACATTCCAGAGGATGGAG AAGACCAAAAGATGGAGATCACCAAATCTGGTGCAGAAGACGCAGAG TAA
- the LOC139852963 gene encoding probable beta-1,3-galactosyltransferase 14 — MPILSSRKFFHARNPSNLGRKSISPTLTFVIGFATLLLFGILILKQDIAGMYKCKHSKPISVSVAWDQSATGGSSGLVSDSDYKRHKVMVFVGIQTGFSSAGRRKSLRKTWMPSDHQGLQRLEESTGLAFRFVIGKTRDKSKMSELKKEVEEYDDFLLLDIEEEYSKLPYKTLAFFKAAYALYDSDFYVKADDDIYLRPDRLSLLLAKERHHTQTYLGCMKKGPVFTDPKLKWHEPLGYMLGKEYFLHAYGPLYALSADVVANLVALRNNSFRMFSNEDVTIGAWMLAMNVTHENNHQLCQAECTATSISVWDIPKCSGLCNPEKKLLELHKMKICANSPTLPINE, encoded by the exons ATGCCAATTCTCTCATCTAGGAAGTTCTTCCATGCTCGTAATCCATCCAACCTAGGTCGCAAATCAATCTCACCAACCCTAACTTTCGTAATCGGTTTCGCCACTTTGTTATTATTCGGCATTTTAATTCTGAAACAAGATATCGCAGGAATGTATAAATGTAAACATTCAAAACCTATTTCTGTATCTGTAGCTTGGGATCAAAGTGCTACTGGTGGCTCTAGTGGTTTAGTTTCTGATTCAGATTACAAGAGACACAAAGTAATGGTTTTTGTAGGAATTCAAACTGGTTTTTCATCAGCTGGTAGACGAAAATCGTTGCGAAAAACTTGGATGCCTTCTGATCACCAAGGCCTTCAACG GTTGGAAGAGTCTACAGGGCTGGCTTTCAGATTTGTTATTGGTAAAACGCGTGATAAATCGAAAATGTCTGAGCTTAAAAAAGAGGTGGAGGAATATGATGATTTCTTACTTTTGGATATTGAAGAGGAGTATAGTAAGCTCCCTTATAAAAC GTTAGCTTTTTTCAAAGCTGCATATGCACTTTATGATTCTGATTTTTATGTTAAAGCTGATGATGACATATATCTAAGACCag ATCGGCTCTCGCTGCTTTTGGCTAAAGAGCGTCATCACACGCAGACTTATCTTGGATGCATGAAGAAAGGCCCTGTGTTCACTGATCCAAAGCTAAAATG GCATGAGCCACTAGGGTATATGCTTGGAAAAGAATACTTTCTTCATGCTTATGGTCCATTATATGCTCTTTCTGCAGATGTTGTTGCAAACTTGGTTGCTTTAAGAAATAATAG TTTCCGGATGTTTAGCAATGAGGATGTTACTATCGGTGCATGGATGCTTGCAATGAATGTTACTCATGAAAATAATCATCAACTTTGTCAAGCGGAATGTACTGCTACATCAATTTCCGTATGGGATATCCCCAAATGTTCCG GATTGTGTAACCCTGAGAAGAAACTATTGGAACTTCATAAAATGAAGATATGTGCAAACAGCCCAACTTTGCCAATCAATGAGTAG